CGGGACTCGCAGCACTTCCGCCTTCACTACGCGCGCGGCATGGATCGCGACGCCGTGGAGCGCACGGTGAGGGATCTCGAGTTCCGCCACCAGCAGCTGTCCACCTTCCTGGGCGGCTCGCTCTCCGAGCGGATCCACGTCTACCTGTACCGCACCGAGGAGGAGAAGCAGGCGCTGGTGGGCGCCGGGCGGACCCAGTTCGCCAAGCCCTGGCTCGCCGAGCTGCACATCAACGATCGGCCCTTCCCCCACTCCACCCTGCACCACGAGCTGGCGCACGTGATGGCCGCCTCCGCCGGCAGCGGCCCGTTCCGCGTCACCACCCGCTTCGGGCTCTGGCCCTTGATGGGCGTCATCGAGGGCTTCGCCGTGGCCGCGGATGCCCCCGTGCAGGGCGAGCTCACGCTGCACGAGTGGGCCGCCGGCATGCGCCGCCAGAAGCTGGCCCCGGACATGCGCAAGCTCATGGGCACCGAGGGCTTCTACCAGTCCGCCCCCGCGCGGGCGTACACGGTGGCCGGCTCCTTCCTGCGTTACCTGGCGGACACCTACGGCTCGGAGAAGGTGCGCGTGCTCTACGCCCACGCCGACTTCCAGCTGGCCTACGGGCGCTCCCTGGACGATCTCGTCACCGAGTGGGAGCGCTACCTGGACACGCTGCCCCTGGACGAGGGCGCCATCAGCCGCGCCTTCCTGCGCTTCCGCACCGGCAGCCTCTTCACCCGCACCTGCGCCCGCGAGGTGGCCCGGCTCCAGCAGACCGCCCAGGAGGCGCTCGCCACCGATCCGCAGGAGGCGTTGGAGCTCTACCGGCGGGCCGCCGAGCTCCAGCCCGAGGAGCCCACCTATGTCATGGGGCAGTCCCTGGCGCTGGATCAGCTCGACCGCACCACCGAGGCCGTGCAGCTGCTCGCCCCCCTGGCCGAGAAGGTGAAGGAGCAGCCCGCGATGCTGGCCGAGGTCGTCATGGATCAGGCGGACCTGGCCCTGCGGCTGCAGCAGCTCGACGTGGCCCGGCAGTACCTGGAGCGGGTGCTCACCCTGGCCCCCAGCCCCGAGCTGACGCGCTCGGCGCAGATCAAGCTCGCCTCGCTGGACTCACCCTCTCGGCTGAGGACGGTGGAGAGCTTCTTCCGCCTCCGCCAGGAGGAGGTGCGGCTGCTGTACCTGGCCCGGGCGCTCCAGGCGGCTCCGAGGGATCCCTATTTCAACTACCTGCTCGGCCGGCGCCTGCACCAGGCTGGAGATCCAAGGCTCGCCGTCGAGTACCTCACGCAAGGCTTGGCCTCGGGGGGCCTGGAGCTGTCCGAGGCCATCCGCCGCGAGGCCCTGCGGCTCCTGGTGGAGTCCTCCTACCTGGCCGGGGACTGCGGCGCGGTGCGGCATGAGGTGGGCGCTCTGCCGGATTTTGGACCTGCCTTCAAGGCGGTGGCCGTCGAGTGGGTGGCTCGATGTGACTTCGAGGATGCTGTGTTTCAAGGACCCCTGGTGCCCCGACAGGCTTTCCGCTAGACGCAGGCCCTCACTCACAGGAGGGCGTATGCGGTTCGAATCGCGGCAGCGGATCATGGGGACGGTGGACGAGGTGGAGCGCGCGATGCTCGATGAGCGTTACCCCGAGTTCCTCCTCAAGCACCACGGCGTGCTGCTCGAGGTGCAGCAGCTCGAGCTCAAGGCCGAGGGCGATCTGGTGCGCCGCAAGGTGCGCTACCGCCCCAAGCCCGTCATCTCCTCCATCGGCCCGAAGAAGGTGCCGCCCGAGTGGTTCGCCTTCATCGAGACGTCCACCTACGACAAGAAGAAGAAGGAGCTCACCTTCAGCAACGTGCCCACCTCCAACGCCATCTCCAAGATGCTGGTGAACACGGGCACGCTGCGGCTGCGCGACGTGGGCGGGGCCACCGAGCGGACCATGGAGGGGGAGATCGGCCTCAAGCTGCCCTTCCTGATGAAGATGCTGGCCCCCATCGGCGAGAAGATCATCCAGTCCGAGGGTTTGAAGATCCTCGAGGGCGAGGCCCCGGTGCTCAACCGCTTCATCACCGAGGTGCTGCGCAAGGGCTGAGCTGGCCCCTCTCATGGCTGGGGAATGAGTTGACACCAGCGCGGTTGCACCCTTAGAGGCGACCGCACCATGACCTACCGAGCCCTTCTCGTCGTTCCGCTGCTGCTGCTGGCCTCGGCCTGCTCCACCCGGCGTATCCCGGGCACCGAGATTGCCGACACCGATGACTCGCGCGCCATCCTCGCCATCATGGAGCGCTACCGCACCGCCGTGGAGGCCAAGGACGCCAAGGCCATCCAGGCGCTGGTGGCCGAGGACTTCCGCGAGGATGCCGGCACGGAGAACCCGGACGACGATCTGACCTACGCCAACCTGCCCGAGCACATGAACGCGCTCTTCCAGCGGGTGGAGCGGCCCAAGGTGGACATGAGCGTGCGCCGGGTGGACGTGCAGGACGACATGGCCACCGCCATCTACTACTGGAACGCCAGCTGGCGCATGCCCACGCTGACCAGCCGGCCCCAGAGCGACGCCGAGCTGGAGCAGATGATCTTCAAGCGCGTCCAGGGCGAGTGGAAGATCGTCTCCGGCATCTGAGGCTCACAGCCCCAGCAGCTTCAGGAAGCCCGCGGGGCCCATGGCGTCCAGCGCCCGGGCCCGCGCCAGGTAGGTGCGGAAGTCCTTGCGGGTGAGCTGCTCGGGCGGCAGCGGCGACAGGTGGAAGTCGCGGATGCGGCTGGCCGTGTAGCGCACCGAGCCGAAGAGCGCGTGGCCGAAGAGGTTGTCGCGCTCCGCCTGCGTCAGCGGCCGGGACTCCTGGTAGCCGCGGATGAAGGGCTTGCACAGCTCCGGCAGGTAGCCGCCGTCGAAGCACCAGGCGTTCAGGGTGATGGCCACGTCCAGGCCATAGGCGTCCACGCAGGCCATCTCGAAGTCGAAGAAGGCCCCCACCCGGCCCGCCAGCCACTTCACGTTGTCCATGAAGAGGTCCGCGTGGATGACGCCGCGCGGCTGCAGGCCCTGGTTCCTGGCGCCCTCCGCGCGCTCCAGGTGCTCGGCCAGCTCGTCCGCGACGCTGGCCACCTCGTCATCCGCGTGGCGCCGCAGCCCCGAGAGCCAGCTGCGCACCTGCGCCGCGCTGTAGGGGTTGTCCCGGCTGCCGCCGAAGGACTGGGTGATGCGGTGCATCTTCCCCAGCTCCTGCCCCAGGAACTCCGCGTGCTCCGGCGTCACCTGGGGGCGCCGCAGCTCCTCGCCGGACAGCCACTTGAAGACACTCACCCGCCCGCCCTCCAGCTCCAGGAAGGGCCGCCCCTGCAACGTCGGCACCAGCGTGGGCGAGGGGAAGTGGGACTCGGTGAGGTGCGTCAGCAGGCCCGCCTCGAAGCGCAGATCCTCCGCCGAGCGCACCGTGGTGTGGCGCACGAAGAAGCGGCCCGTCGCGGTGAGCACCCGGTGGTTGGTGTTGATGGAACCCTCCGGGATGGCCACCACCTCCTTCACCTCGCCCAGCCCGTACACCTCGGCCACCCGCGCGAACGCCTCGGGTTTCAGCACCGTATAGACTGCCATCGAGCCACCTCCCGGAGTGGACAGCCGCCCAACCCTTCGCGCGCCCCTCCGTTGACACCCGAAGGGGGCGGACATATCTAGGCGCGGCTCCCTGATCAATATAAACGTCCGAAACCATTCAATTTTCCGGGCCGGAGGCAGTCGCGCATGGGCATGGCAGACGGCGGTAGCGTCGGGCAGCGGGACTGGAAGCGGAGGGAGAGCCTGGCCAGCGCACTGGTGCAGGTGGCCCTGGTGGCCGTGCTGCTCGGGGCGGCGGTCGCCTACGTGGTGCACCGAGGCCGCGTCCGTCAGGAGACGGACACACGCCTCAAAGCCGCCCAGGGGCTGGCGCAGCGCGGCAATCCGGCGGACCTGCAGAAGGCGCTCCAGGAGCTGGATGCGCTCTTCGCCGTCGATCCGGACGTCTACGGGGCCCATGCGCTGGCCGCAGACATCCAGGCCGAGCTGTGGCTGGAGCACCACCAGCCAGGCGCGGAGGCCCGCGCGCGCGAGCACCTGGCCCGCGCCGAGGCGCTGGAGTCCAAGGACGTGGAGCGCTACGGCGCCCGGGTGGTGCGCGCGCGGGTGATGCTGTCCGAGGGAAAGGCCTCGGAGGCGGAGCAGGCGCTGAAGGCGCTCCGGGACCGCGGGGCCAGCAACCCGAAGCTGTGGCTGACGCAGGCCCGCACGCTCCAGGCGCTCGGGAACCTGCAGGGCGCGCGGCAGGCCTTCTCCCGGGCCACGGATGGCGCGTGGAGGGATCCGCGCTTCGCCGCGGCCTATGGCGAGGCCCTCCTGGAGGAAGGGCTGTTCGCCCAGGCCAACGAGGCGCTGGGGCGAGCGCTCTCGGCCAACTCCGATCACCTCCAGGCGCGGCTGACGTCGGCGCTGGCCTGGCTCTATCTGGAGAAGCCGAAGGAGGCCGAGCGGCTGCTCCAGGAGGTGCAGGCGCGCGAGGCGGAGCTGACGCCGGTGCTGAAGGCGCGCATGCTGGCGGCCCGGGCGGAGCTGGGGCTGGCCCAGGGCCACCCCGACGAGGCCATCAAGTCCGCGGACGCGGCGCTCGCCCTGCTCCCGGACGAGCCCTATGCCCTCTTCAGCCGGGCCCGCGCGCTGGCGGCCCGGAAGGATCCGGGCGCACGGGCGGCCTTCGAGTCAGCGGTGGCGAAGCACCGCACGGCCCCCCTGCTCTACCTGGAGGGAGCGAAGGCGCTCCAGGCAGCGGGCGACGGGGCCGGCGCGCTGGCGCTGCTGGACACGTACGAGGCCATCTTCCGCGGGGTGCAGGTGCCCGCCGGTGAAGGCAAGACGGTGAGCGCGCTGGAGCGGGACGATCGCTACTGGCTGGCTCGCGGCGGCGTCCTGGAAGCCGCGGGCCAGCAGGATGCGTCGCTGGCGGCCTATGAGCAGGCCATCGCCGTGAAGGGGCCGGCGCTGGCGCGGGCGAAGTACGCCAAGGGCCTGCTGCTGCTGGCGCGCAAGGACTACCCCAAGGCGCGCGAGGCGCTCGAGCCGCTGACGCCAGACACCGGCGCCGGGCCGCTGCCAGAGGCCTACACCGCGATGGGAGCGGTCCTCTTCGGCCAGGGGGACTACGCCACGGGCTGCCAGCACTACTTCGTCGCGCTCACTCGCGATCGCGCTCGGAGCGTCCCGCTGGATGAGCTGCAGGCGCGGGCCGCGAGCGTCGCGAAGCAGCTGACGGAAGCCGGGCAGGCTGGCATGGCCAAGACGTGGAAGGCGGAGACGGACGCCCTGCTGAAGTGACGGTCGCCCAAGAAGAAGGGGCCCGCGGTGGTCCGCGAGCCCCCTGAAGAGGAGGCCCCTGTCGGGCGCGGTCTTTCCGAACTGGTCTGCTTGTCATACCAGTTCGGTCCGCGTGCGACCCGACAGGGGGCACTCCACTACCTACATGAAGGGGCTCAGGTGCCCACGCCGTCGCCACAGACGACGAAGGGCCGCAGCGGGGCGAGGTGGCCCTCGGCGTTACCCGACATCGAGGCGGCGTAGATGCCGCCGTCCCAGCTGCCGCTGCTGAAGTCGATGTGGGCCTGGGGCGCCAGCACCGTGCCGAAGAAGCCGTAGTTGAAGGCGTTGATGTAGCCGGCGTTCACGAAGTTGAAGAGCACGCCCGTCGCGTCCACGCCGCTGTAGGCGTTGGAGAAGTTCGCGATCGTCGCGTCGTAGCCGACCACGTTGATCACCGCCACGGAGCCCGTCGGCACGGTGAGGGAGAAGTACCGGGTGGCGCTCAGGGTGGTGGCGTGCACCTCGAAGACGTTCACCTTCGGGTTCGTGCCCTGCAGGAAGAGTCCGCCCCAGGAGTGGAACTGCCGGCTCCCGTTCACCGGCAGCCCGCCGAGCGTAGAGGAGAGCTCCAGCAGCTCCGCGTCCCTCGAGGGGAAGTCGACCGGCCACAGCGGCTCCGGGGCCAGCGCGCCCCGGTAGAAGGTCACCGTCCCGTTGGCGGTGGTGGACTCACCGTAGTACGCGTCGCCGAAGACGCCGCCGTGGCTGACGTTCAGCGCCACGCCGGCCACCAGCACGTTCGACGTCTCGTCGGCCGCCAGGCCCGCGCCCACCGAGAAGTAGTGCATGTCGAGGGTGCCGCCGGC
Above is a window of Hyalangium gracile DNA encoding:
- a CDS encoding tetratricopeptide repeat protein, with the protein product MRQVLLSRASALLRRPAVLTVAGLLALGGSALVFLPLFGLPGFELSLALSIAVGTLGGGVGIAAAAQERRLLKGEEPRLKELPRPERPTQAVAQALGTALLLNTAVLVPPFLSSTLFALFSTECDPFELVGFYPLLTLPSAALASAAGVFCGFWARTPGRGVLAYVGLVLLSGLHTAWPIVFGPQVYAFNHFLGHLPGPLYDEALAITPRLGWFRLETLALAGLLALLTAISLDVRAGRLSQPNPSPGAWLLLTLGVGTVAILEGNGPTLGLRMTHEYLSHELGGLRDSQHFRLHYARGMDRDAVERTVRDLEFRHQQLSTFLGGSLSERIHVYLYRTEEEKQALVGAGRTQFAKPWLAELHINDRPFPHSTLHHELAHVMAASAGSGPFRVTTRFGLWPLMGVIEGFAVAADAPVQGELTLHEWAAGMRRQKLAPDMRKLMGTEGFYQSAPARAYTVAGSFLRYLADTYGSEKVRVLYAHADFQLAYGRSLDDLVTEWERYLDTLPLDEGAISRAFLRFRTGSLFTRTCAREVARLQQTAQEALATDPQEALELYRRAAELQPEEPTYVMGQSLALDQLDRTTEAVQLLAPLAEKVKEQPAMLAEVVMDQADLALRLQQLDVARQYLERVLTLAPSPELTRSAQIKLASLDSPSRLRTVESFFRLRQEEVRLLYLARALQAAPRDPYFNYLLGRRLHQAGDPRLAVEYLTQGLASGGLELSEAIRREALRLLVESSYLAGDCGAVRHEVGALPDFGPAFKAVAVEWVARCDFEDAVFQGPLVPRQAFR
- a CDS encoding DUF2505 domain-containing protein, translating into MRFESRQRIMGTVDEVERAMLDERYPEFLLKHHGVLLEVQQLELKAEGDLVRRKVRYRPKPVISSIGPKKVPPEWFAFIETSTYDKKKKELTFSNVPTSNAISKMLVNTGTLRLRDVGGATERTMEGEIGLKLPFLMKMLAPIGEKIIQSEGLKILEGEAPVLNRFITEVLRKG
- a CDS encoding YybH family protein, with the translated sequence MTYRALLVVPLLLLASACSTRRIPGTEIADTDDSRAILAIMERYRTAVEAKDAKAIQALVAEDFREDAGTENPDDDLTYANLPEHMNALFQRVERPKVDMSVRRVDVQDDMATAIYYWNASWRMPTLTSRPQSDAELEQMIFKRVQGEWKIVSGI
- a CDS encoding homoserine kinase, whose translation is MAVYTVLKPEAFARVAEVYGLGEVKEVVAIPEGSINTNHRVLTATGRFFVRHTTVRSAEDLRFEAGLLTHLTESHFPSPTLVPTLQGRPFLELEGGRVSVFKWLSGEELRRPQVTPEHAEFLGQELGKMHRITQSFGGSRDNPYSAAQVRSWLSGLRRHADDEVASVADELAEHLERAEGARNQGLQPRGVIHADLFMDNVKWLAGRVGAFFDFEMACVDAYGLDVAITLNAWCFDGGYLPELCKPFIRGYQESRPLTQAERDNLFGHALFGSVRYTASRIRDFHLSPLPPEQLTRKDFRTYLARARALDAMGPAGFLKLLGL
- a CDS encoding tetratricopeptide repeat protein; its protein translation is MGMADGGSVGQRDWKRRESLASALVQVALVAVLLGAAVAYVVHRGRVRQETDTRLKAAQGLAQRGNPADLQKALQELDALFAVDPDVYGAHALAADIQAELWLEHHQPGAEARAREHLARAEALESKDVERYGARVVRARVMLSEGKASEAEQALKALRDRGASNPKLWLTQARTLQALGNLQGARQAFSRATDGAWRDPRFAAAYGEALLEEGLFAQANEALGRALSANSDHLQARLTSALAWLYLEKPKEAERLLQEVQAREAELTPVLKARMLAARAELGLAQGHPDEAIKSADAALALLPDEPYALFSRARALAARKDPGARAAFESAVAKHRTAPLLYLEGAKALQAAGDGAGALALLDTYEAIFRGVQVPAGEGKTVSALERDDRYWLARGGVLEAAGQQDASLAAYEQAIAVKGPALARAKYAKGLLLLARKDYPKAREALEPLTPDTGAGPLPEAYTAMGAVLFGQGDYATGCQHYFVALTRDRARSVPLDELQARAASVAKQLTEAGQAGMAKTWKAETDALLK
- a CDS encoding choice-of-anchor A family protein, with protein sequence MKRKSIYELVFLAFTATACGAPELTGTDAKETPAFELTTVAPSLEGDTTPPQSTAVIEGRADSNGEYHNNVAVLLKATDDASGVQAIFWSMSGATTKSGQVNGAQGYLPAITARGTTTVTFYAKDNSGNVEAAQSVSIKITPSEGVCREVQLNDFNLYVSGDYTGGHDVRGKVAAGGTLDMHYFSVGAGLAADETSNVLVAGVALNVSHGGVFGDAYYGESTTANGTVTFYRGALAPEPLWPVDFPSRDAELLELSSTLGGLPVNGSRQFHSWGGLFLQGTNPKVNVFEVHATTLSATRYFSLTVPTGSVAVINVVGYDATIANFSNAYSGVDATGVLFNFVNAGYINAFNYGFFGTVLAPQAHIDFSSGSWDGGIYAASMSGNAEGHLAPLRPFVVCGDGVGT